In Candidatus Micrarchaeota archaeon, the following are encoded in one genomic region:
- a CDS encoding acyl carrier protein: MDTAISVGLRVMRIVMEESGVKQLGEATTFEELGMDSLDFVSMIQAIEKEFGPIPKSHLIGIENVGNLIDVVEAMEC, translated from the coding sequence TTGGATACCGCTATTTCAGTAGGATTGCGAGTAATGAGAATCGTGATGGAAGAGTCGGGCGTTAAACAGCTTGGCGAAGCCACTACTTTCGAGGAATTGGGAATGGATTCTCTGGATTTTGTTTCCATGATTCAGGCCATAGAAAAGGAATTTGGGCCTATTCCTAAGTCGCATCTGATTGGCATCGAGAATGTCGGCAATCTGATTGATGTGGTGGAGGCTATGGAATGCTGA
- a CDS encoding GNAT family N-acetyltransferase has translation MLTFQTEKWSEIVSEMQTMFEAHYKELALDQDRIALAPNTEMYEEADRRGLMHLATVREDGKLVGYFVSAVLPHLHYKNAGPMSQTDAYFVLPEYRKGGCGAKFLMFVEESLRNRGVTKMYVSTKLHSDHSVLFEKLGFRATDTVFTKMLR, from the coding sequence ATGCTGACGTTTCAGACGGAAAAGTGGTCTGAGATTGTTTCCGAGATGCAGACTATGTTCGAAGCGCATTACAAGGAATTGGCCTTGGACCAGGACAGGATCGCTCTCGCTCCTAATACAGAAATGTATGAAGAGGCTGACCGGCGCGGACTTATGCATTTGGCTACGGTGCGGGAAGATGGAAAGCTGGTGGGATATTTCGTTTCTGCTGTGCTTCCGCATCTTCACTACAAGAATGCGGGTCCAATGAGTCAGACGGATGCTTATTTCGTTTTGCCGGAATATCGCAAGGGCGGATGCGGGGCAAAGTTTCTTATGTTCGTCGAAGAAAGTTTGAGAAATCGTGGCGTTACGAAGATGTATGTAAGCACCAAGCTGCATAGTGACCATTCGGTCTTGTTCGAGAAGTTGGGATTTCGTGCTACAGACACAGTTTTCACGAAAATGCTGAGGTAA